CCGGACCAGGACCCGTTGATGCAGTCTCTGCTCCCAGATCTCCTCAAGCATAGCAAAGCTGACCCCCTCCTCGGAGTCCAGGCCCTACTATGCGCCTGCGCCAACGGCCACGTCCAATCCGTCTCTaccctcctcgacggcgGCATCGACCCAAATGGCGCGGTGGCAGGGGTATCCGCACTCATGGAGGCAGTAGGCGGGCAAGACTACAGGTCCTCAGCATTGGTAACCGGTCGTCTGTTAGCCCGCGGCGCCGATATCCACGCCCAGGATTCAAAGGGGCTAACTGCGCTCCATTATGCAGCCAAGGCTGGGAACACGCGGATCATTACCCTGCTGCTGATGGCTGGATGTGATGTCAACGGCACGGATGCTGAGATGAGTGGGACTTCCCCCATTATACTGGCGAGTCAGAAGGGGCAGtatgctgctgttgagagTCTGATTGACCATGGGGCAGATGTGAATGCCCGTGATAAATTGCGGCGCACGCCGCTTATCCATGCTGCTAATGAGGGCATGACGGCTGTTGTGAGGTTGCTGATTAGTCGTggggtggatttggattGTGGTAGTATCTTTGGGAAGGCTGCGTTGTCTTATGCCAGTGAGAAAGGGTCGATTGAGATTGTGAAGctgcttgttgatgctggtTGCGATGTGTCTCATCAGGATATGCGTGGCAATACGGCGCTGCATCTGTGTAGCCAGCCTTCTTTTCCATTTACGGCTATCGCTGATATCATTCGTGCAGCTGCCCATGAAGATGTCTAGAAGCTTAGCGGTTTAATGTCTCTTT
This is a stretch of genomic DNA from Aspergillus puulaauensis MK2 DNA, chromosome 8, nearly complete sequence. It encodes these proteins:
- a CDS encoding ankyrin repeat domain-containing protein (COG:M;~EggNog:ENOG410Q4IV;~InterPro:IPR002110,IPR036770,IPR020683;~PFAM:PF13857,PF12796,PF00023,PF13637,PF13606;~go_function: GO:0005515 - protein binding [Evidence IEA]); translated protein: MSGLFELPMELVNEICSHLSPQSLNIFINSSTVIEKLSPSVLDELLPTQKLWIFKCAANSPDQDPLMQSLLPDLLKHSKADPLLGVQALLCACANGHVQSVSTLLDGGIDPNGAVAGVSALMEAVGGQDYRSSALVTGRLLARGADIHAQDSKGLTALHYAAKAGNTRIITLLLMAGCDVNGTDAEMSGTSPIILASQKGQYAAVESLIDHGADVNARDKLRRTPLIHAANEGMTAVVRLLISRGVDLDCGSIFGKAALSYASEKGSIEIVKLLVDAGCDVSHQDMRGNTALHLCSQPSFPFTAIADIIRAAAHEDV